In one Thermococcus sp. 2319x1 genomic region, the following are encoded:
- the amrS gene encoding AmmeMemoRadiSam system radical SAM enzyme, translated as MREAMYWEPLEGNRVRCYLCPLNCLIDEGQRGSCRVRKNIGGKLYTLNYGKVSSMAADPIEKKPLFHFYPGSCAFSIGTVGCNMHCIHCQNWEISQADETFPYLEDATSEAVVRLAKHYGCKSIAYTYNEPTIWYEFVLETSKLAKREGLKNILVTNGYINEEPFRELAPYIDAMNIDIKAFKDEFYRKISKVPSLEPSKRTAVMAKKEFGIHVELTYLIIPTLNDSEDEIRAFARWVVGELGDDTPVHFSRFFPHYKLLTLPPTPVETIEKAYRIARAEGLKFVYIGNVPGHEGENTYCPKCGKPLIVRWGFTIEEYHIKDGKCEYCGEPIPIIGEYKKRHYGGMWW; from the coding sequence ATGAGAGAGGCTATGTACTGGGAGCCCTTAGAGGGCAACAGGGTGAGATGTTACTTATGCCCCTTGAACTGTCTTATAGATGAAGGGCAAAGGGGTTCCTGCAGGGTTAGGAAGAACATTGGCGGTAAGCTTTACACCCTTAATTATGGGAAGGTATCCTCTATGGCTGCCGATCCGATTGAAAAGAAGCCGCTCTTCCACTTCTATCCCGGCTCTTGTGCATTCTCTATAGGCACAGTTGGGTGTAACATGCACTGCATCCACTGCCAGAACTGGGAGATAAGCCAAGCTGATGAGACTTTCCCCTACTTGGAGGATGCCACTTCAGAGGCTGTAGTGAGATTGGCCAAGCATTACGGATGCAAGAGCATAGCTTACACGTACAACGAGCCGACGATATGGTATGAATTCGTTCTCGAAACTTCAAAGCTCGCCAAAAGAGAAGGCCTCAAGAACATTCTCGTGACGAACGGCTACATAAACGAGGAACCCTTTAGGGAGTTAGCCCCCTACATTGATGCAATGAACATAGACATAAAGGCATTCAAAGATGAGTTTTACAGAAAGATCTCGAAGGTGCCAAGTTTGGAGCCGAGCAAGAGGACTGCTGTTATGGCCAAGAAGGAGTTTGGGATTCACGTTGAGCTTACATACCTCATAATACCAACGCTAAATGACAGCGAAGATGAGATAAGAGCTTTTGCGAGATGGGTGGTTGGGGAGCTTGGTGATGATACACCGGTGCACTTCTCACGCTTTTTCCCCCATTATAAGCTTCTCACGTTGCCTCCAACGCCGGTTGAGACCATTGAAAAGGCCTATCGCATAGCTAGAGCGGAAGGGTTGAAGTTCGTCTACATTGGTAATGTCCCGGGCCATGAGGGGGAAAACACCTACTGCCCAAAGTGTGGAAAACCTTTAATAGTCAGGTGGGGCTTTACGATAGAGGAGTACCACATAAAGGATGGAAAGTGTGAATACTGTGGTGAGCCAATACCGATAATTGGCGAATATAAGAAAAGACATTACGGAGGAATGTGGTGGTAA